One Siniperca chuatsi isolate FFG_IHB_CAS linkage group LG3, ASM2008510v1, whole genome shotgun sequence genomic region harbors:
- the LOC122873146 gene encoding cell wall protein DAN4-like → MKLGLLVVLTVTVLVPSLSEGRTVSKCELKEKLGAAITLSRSLQRFRERILAIVICEVDRASRLNTGLVKVYGKRRTTTTVRPTTTVTTLSTPRVDRTTTETTTTATTTTETTTTATTTTEPTTTETTTTEPTTTETTTTATTTTEPTTTETTTTEPTTTETTTTEPTTTETTTTEPTTTETTTTEPTTTETTTTEPTTTEPTTTETTTTETTTTEPTTTEPTTTETATTETATTETTTTETTTTEPMTTEPTTTEPTTTETATTETTTTETTTTEPTTTEPTTTETATTETATTETTTTEPTTTEPTTTETATTETTTTETTTTEPTTTEPNLLVRRRKWEADKSSEESDTTEMESLKELLEDKFGEDDDGRSDEDDKTQSSQPPRHKRSLKSLGYYGLFQLTDSHFCNSGYLWSRNTCRTTCTAFTDDDIMDDIDCFVKTGYWLDVLKNASHQCYRTKNYFDQCY, encoded by the exons ATGAAGTTGGGGCTGCTGGTAGTGTTGACCGTGACGGTTCTGGTGCCCAGCCTGTCTGAGGGCCGGACCGTCTCCAAATGCGAGCTGAAAGAAAAGCTCGGGGCGGCGATCACCCTGTCCAGAAGCCTTCAAAGATTCAGGGAAAGAATCCTGGCTATAG TTATCTGTGAAGTGGACAGGGCGTCCCGCCTGAACACCGGCCTGGTCAAGGTGTACGGCAAACGCAGAACTACAACGACAGTCAGGCCAACAACAACGGTCACAACTCTCTCAACACCACGAGTCGATAGAACAACCACCGAGACAACGACCACCGCGACAACTACCACCGAGACAACGACCACCGCGACAACGACCACCGAACCAACGACCACCGAGACAACGACCACCGAACCAACGACCACCGAGACAACGACCACCGCGACAACGACCACCGAACCAACGACCACCGAGACAACGACCACCGAACCAACGACTACTGAGACAACGACCACCGAACCAACGACTACTGAGACAACGACCACCGAACCAACGACTACAGAGACAACGACCACTGAACCAACGACCACCGAGACAACGACCACCGAACCAACGACCACCGAACCAACGACCACAGAGACAACGACCACAGAGACAACGACCACCGAACCAACGACCACCGAACCAACGACCACCGAGACAGCGACCACCGAGACAGCGACCACCGAGACAACGACCACCGAGACAACGACCACCGAACCAATGACCACCGAACCAACGACCACCGAACCAACGACCACCGAGACAGCGACCACCGAGACAACGACCACCGAGACAACGACCACCGAACCAACGACCACCGAACCAACGACCACCGAGACAGCGACCACCGAGACAGCGACCACCGAGACAACGACCACCGAACCAACGACCACCGAACCAACGACCACCGAGACAGCGACCACCGAGACAACGACCACCGAGACAACGACCACCGAACCAACGACCACCGAACCAAACCTTCTGGTTCGCAGACGAAAGTGGGAGGCTGACAAATCCAGCGAGGAGTCTGACACGACAGAGATGGAAAGCCTGAAGGAACTGCTCGAAGACAAGTTCGGTGAGGATGACGACGGGAGGAGCGATGAGGACGATAAGACGCAGTCCTCCCAGCCTCCCAGACACAAGAGGAGCCTTAAGTCCCTCGGCTATTATGGACTCTTCCAGCTGACTGACAGCCACTTCTGTAATTCTGGTTATCTCTGGTCCAGAAATACCTGTCGTACAACCTGCACAG CCTTCACCGATGACGACATAATGGATGACATCGATTGCTTTGTGAAGACTGGTTACTGGCT GGACGTATTGAAGAACGCCTCTCACCAGTGTTATCGCACCAAGAACTACTTCGACCAATGTTATTGA